In a single window of the Melioribacteraceae bacterium genome:
- a CDS encoding DUF2130 domain-containing protein, producing MNEIICPNCKKAFKIDESGFAEILKQVRDHQFEEEMQKRLDLAEKEKENAVKLAEANLKNSLQDELSKKEKELIELKAKNESEIAEKLSMKDSEIAEMKSKIENAEIDKKLTVTEAIQKIEKERDELANNLKNKETEKQLLEKSLKEKYSAELKTKDDIIKMKDDEISLRKDMKLKLSTKMIGETLEQHCENEFNKLRATAFQKAYFEKDNDSKSGSKGDFIYKESDEAGNEIISIMFEMKNEGDETATKKRNEDFFKELDKDRTEKNCEYAVLVSLLEAENDLYNSGIVDVSYRYNKMYVVRPQFFIPIITLLRNAAMNSLKYKAELALVKNQNIDITNFEDNINSFKEGFARNYELASRKFKTAIDEIDKTIDHLQKTKDALLSSENNLRLANNKAEDLTIKKLTSGNPTMTNMFAELSDKSK from the coding sequence ATGAACGAAATAATTTGTCCAAATTGTAAAAAAGCTTTTAAAATAGATGAATCTGGTTTCGCTGAGATCCTAAAGCAAGTTCGAGATCATCAATTTGAAGAAGAAATGCAAAAGAGGTTAGACCTTGCTGAAAAGGAAAAGGAAAATGCTGTTAAGCTTGCTGAAGCAAATCTAAAAAATTCATTGCAAGATGAGTTATCAAAAAAGGAAAAAGAATTAATTGAACTAAAAGCTAAAAACGAAAGCGAAATTGCTGAAAAATTATCAATGAAAGATTCTGAGATAGCAGAAATGAAATCAAAAATAGAGAATGCGGAGATCGACAAAAAACTTACAGTTACAGAGGCTATTCAAAAAATCGAAAAAGAACGTGACGAGCTCGCCAATAACCTAAAGAACAAAGAAACAGAAAAGCAATTACTCGAAAAATCATTAAAAGAAAAATATTCCGCTGAACTCAAGACAAAGGATGATATCATCAAGATGAAAGATGATGAAATTTCTCTACGTAAAGATATGAAGCTAAAACTTTCGACTAAAATGATTGGCGAAACACTTGAACAACATTGCGAGAACGAATTCAACAAGTTACGCGCAACCGCTTTTCAAAAAGCTTATTTTGAGAAAGACAACGATTCTAAATCTGGAAGTAAAGGTGATTTTATTTATAAGGAAAGCGATGAAGCCGGGAATGAAATCATCTCAATTATGTTTGAAATGAAAAATGAGGGAGATGAGACTGCAACAAAAAAAAGAAATGAAGATTTTTTCAAAGAATTGGACAAAGACCGAACAGAAAAGAATTGTGAATACGCAGTTCTTGTTTCTCTTTTAGAAGCCGAAAACGATTTATATAATTCCGGAATTGTTGATGTGTCTTACAGGTATAACAAAATGTATGTTGTTCGACCCCAATTTTTTATACCAATTATCACGCTCCTACGCAATGCTGCAATGAATTCATTAAAGTATAAAGCCGAATTAGCATTGGTGAAAAATCAGAATATTGACATTACTAATTTCGAAGATAATATAAACTCGTTTAAAGAGGGATTTGCAAGAAACTATGAATTAGCAAGCCGAAAATTTAAAACTGCGATTGACGAAATTGATAAAACTATTGATCATCTTCAAAAAACGAAAGATGCATTGTTATCTTCAGAAAATAATTTACGATTGGCTAACAATA